The following DNA comes from Flavisolibacter ginsenosidimutans.
AACTCGGATTATCCGAATTTGTATGCGCAATTGAATGTTGTAAAATAGTCTTGGAGAAAACAACAAAGGTTCACTTACGTGAACCTTTGTTACAGCAAAAATCCGTGCCCCAGGCGGGACTTGAACCCGCACTCGCATTGCTGCAAACAGGATTTTAAGTCCTGCGTGTCTACCAATTCCACCACCAGGGCAAAAACCGGGAACAGGAAACAAAGAACGCCGAACAAAGAAAACCTTGCGAACCTGCGCCTCAAAAAAAATCCTCCGCAAAGGGAGGATGATTTTTGGAGCGGAAGACGAGATTCGAACCCGCGACCTCAACCTTGGCAAGGTTGCGCTCTACCAGCTGAGCTACTTCCGCATTTTTCTAAGAGCTTGAAAGGGTGGCAAAAATAAGTGCTGTGATTATTGCCACAAAAAAAAATTGAAAAAATTATTTGTATTGCGGCGTGTACTTCGTGCTCTCCTGAATGTGCACTTCACCGGGGCCGCTTTTGTCAAAACGTTTTGTGTACAGTTGGTAGCAAGTACCAAATGAAAATGCAATCAACGTTGCAATTGACAAATAAAAAATGAAAGCCGAAGACGAAACCCAGTTGTGCGTGAAGTCGCGGTCTTGCACCTTTTGCAATTCTTCCTGGTATTCTGCCTGACGATAATCCATCGTTTTGATTTTGTGGTGCAAAAATAAGGGGAATCGAAGTTGTTAAAAACTCAGGACGAAGTTTTTTTCTTGTTCAGAATTTGCGCAAAACTTTTCTTTTTTAAAACAAAATGTTCCCACACAAGATTGCCGGGAAAAACGCCGGCCATCTTTGTCAGCTTCTTTCTTCTTTTCGGTTTCCATTTTTTATTGCCAAAAACCAACCAGTACAAAAACGCAAAGTGTGCGTCAACAATGGAAATGAAATATCCGCCGTCACCCGCTAACAAACCTTTTAACGCCGATACCTGGTCGAGCAGAAGACGGTAAGGAATCTTCCACCATTTTTCGCTCCAAGGCAAATTTTTGGCGAGCATGATTTGGTTGTTGCGAAAGTTGAGATAGGTTTTTTTTGATGCGCCTCTTGGCAGCGTTCCGCCGCCCACATGATAAACCACCGATTGCGGGCAACAGAACACACTGTAACCCGCAAGCTGCATTCGCCAGCAGAGATCAATTTCTTCCTGGTGGGCAAAAAAATATTCATCAAAGCCCTGCAGTTGGTGATAGGCTTTGCTGCGTATAATCATGGCAGCGCCGGTGGCCCAAAAAATTTTTTGTGTCGTATCAAATTGTCCTTTGTCTTCTTCGCATACGTCAAAGATGCGGCCACGGGCAAAAGGATAACCGTAAGCATCAAGCCATCCGCCGCAAGCACCGGCGTATTCAAAAAAAGTTTTGTTTTTGAAGGCAAGAATTTTGGGCTGACAGGCAGCAAAGGTTTCGTTGCTTTCCAGCAAATCCACAACCGGCGCTAACCAGTCCGGCGTCACTTCTACATCGGAGTTGAGCAGAACATAATAATCGGCCTGCACTTGCTTCAGCGCTTCGTTATAGCCTTTGGCAAAGCCAAAATTTTTGGAAAGAACCAGCAGTTCTACCTGCGGAAAAGTTTGTTGTAAAAAAGCAACGGAATCATCTGTTGAATTATTGTCGGCAACCACTATGCGAAGGTTTGCATAGGCCGTGGCAAGAACAGACGGAAGAAATTGTTGGAGGTAGTGTTTCCCGTTCCAGTTTAAAATAACGATAGCAACAGATGGTTGGCTCAACGACAAATTGGTTTCGCCAAAAATAAGGGAGAACGGATGACGGATGATAGAAGACCGATAAGAGTGTTTGTTGTCGTGTAACTATGTCAAACAAAGGCAACAACCATTAGTCAACGCATGAATCTCTAACTGTCATCGGTCATCCATCATCCGTCATCAATCACTTCTTGCCTATCTTCAACGCCATGTTTCAGCAAGTATTGAACTGGCGTACGCTTCTAGCCTTGCTTGCCATTTTAATTGTGAGCGGCACTGTTTGGTATTCGTCTTACCTGGCAAAAAAAATTAAAGAGGACGAGCGGCAGAAAGTGGAACTCTGGGTTGAAGCCGGAACGTATTTGCTCAACCCGGCCAACACCGACATGGAAGCCATGCGGGTGCCTTCCCTGGTAACGACGCACAACAAAATTCCCATCATTGAAACCACGGAGAAAGACAGCATCATGCAATGGGTGCACCTCGACTCGGCAAAAGTGGAAGAAGGCTGGCGCAGCGACGACAAGGTAAAAGATCCCAACAAAAACAGTTTTCTGCTTGACAAGCTAGACGAGTTTCGCTCGGCCAAACTTCGCGTGGAGTGGACCGATCCAAAAGACTCCACGAAGCGCAACCGGTACTACTACGGCGAATCGCAACTTTTCAAAGAAGTGCGGTATTACCCGTTGGTGCAATTGTTTATTGTTGGCCTTTTCATCTTCATTACCATCCAGGCCATTCGCACGTCGTACCGCTCCACGCAAAACGGGGTGTGGGCCGGCATGGCAAAAGAAACGGCACACCAATTGGGCACGCCGGTTTCCTCGCTGGAAGGCTGGGTGGAAATTTTAAAAGAAACGCACGGCGACGAAGATTTTGTGCCGGAGATTGAAAAAGACGTGAACCGTTTGCGGTTGGTGTCGGACCGCTTTGGAAAGATTGGCAGCACGCCGCAGCTTGACGAAAAAAACGTTGTGGGGCAAGTGCGGGGCATGGTGGATTACGTGCAAAAGCGGGCCGGTGGTAAAGTGTCGTTTGCGGTGCAAACAAAAGACGAAGACGTGCGGGCAAAAA
Coding sequences within:
- a CDS encoding glycosyltransferase family 2 protein, producing MSQPSVAIVILNWNGKHYLQQFLPSVLATAYANLRIVVADNNSTDDSVAFLQQTFPQVELLVLSKNFGFAKGYNEALKQVQADYYVLLNSDVEVTPDWLAPVVDLLESNETFAACQPKILAFKNKTFFEYAGACGGWLDAYGYPFARGRIFDVCEEDKGQFDTTQKIFWATGAAMIIRSKAYHQLQGFDEYFFAHQEEIDLCWRMQLAGYSVFCCPQSVVYHVGGGTLPRGASKKTYLNFRNNQIMLAKNLPWSEKWWKIPYRLLLDQVSALKGLLAGDGGYFISIVDAHFAFLYWLVFGNKKWKPKRRKKLTKMAGVFPGNLVWEHFVLKKKSFAQILNKKKTSS
- a CDS encoding sensor histidine kinase gives rise to the protein MFQQVLNWRTLLALLAILIVSGTVWYSSYLAKKIKEDERQKVELWVEAGTYLLNPANTDMEAMRVPSLVTTHNKIPIIETTEKDSIMQWVHLDSAKVEEGWRSDDKVKDPNKNSFLLDKLDEFRSAKLRVEWTDPKDSTKRNRYYYGESQLFKEVRYYPLVQLFIVGLFIFITIQAIRTSYRSTQNGVWAGMAKETAHQLGTPVSSLEGWVEILKETHGDEDFVPEIEKDVNRLRLVSDRFGKIGSTPQLDEKNVVGQVRGMVDYVQKRAGGKVSFAVQTKDEDVRAKISAPLFDWVIENLLKNALDAMEGKGKITVAINQSPTDVTIDVTDTGKGISRQNIGKVFKPGFTTKKRGWGLGLSLSKRIIDQYHKGSLTVKHSEVGKGTTFRIVLKK